The Paenibacillus dendritiformis region CAGTAAATGCCCAGAGCGGTATCGATCCCCGACGTGCGGCCCGTGCCGATTAGCGACCACACGGCTCTGGCCACATAGGTTGGCATCTGGCAGCAGAGTGCATTCAGCACCTCCAGTACGCGGCTTCCGAATTGTCCGCTCACAGCGTAATGAAGATACTCCAGGCTCACATCGGTCGTCAGATCCGGATGCTGCGCCAAACGCTCGGCCAGCTTGGACACAATGACAGCAGATACGCGGCCGGCATACAACCCGGCGCCTAAAGCGCCGATCAGAAAGTCGTCGCCTGCCGGCGTCAGCCCCGCACCGTAACCGATAAGTGGCCGAACGGCCCGCCACTGCAGTGACGGATCGCAGCAGCCGAGGTATGTCCGGCATCCAATCAATGCCTGCCCCAATTCAGTCCGAGCGGTGTCTTTGCGCAAAATGTCCATCACCTCAACGGCGCTCATGCCAAATCCCGTGATCCCGGAATACATGGAAAGCAAGGCAGCGAACCGCCGAAAATTGGCGGACCGTATTCTGGGGTCGGCCGGGGAGCGGCTCAGCATGCTGCAGAATACCGAGGCGTTGTCCAGACGCACTGCGACATTCCGTTCGCCCAGCCATAATGCGCCTTCGCGGAACTCCACAGCCATCCTGCCGCCGGGACGAATCCGGCAAGCGATTCGATCGACGGATTCGCGGTCAATATGAACAGCAAAGGGCAAATATCCATTCTGTGCGGTACCTATAAATAAAAGCCGCCGCCCCATTCGAATATTTATTCCGTTGCGAAAGCGGCTATGTACCGTTCCGCGACCGCTTTGCCGGACAAGCCCAGGGATATTCGAACTGTATGCCTCCCCTTGGACGACGAGCATACGTCAGTCTGCAATGCCCATAGCTTCAGCCAGAGCGATCAGCGCCTTCTCGAAGCAAGCGAGCGGCGCATTGACCGTACCGGCCCCTACCTGCCCAATCCCGGGTTCTTTATGGGCGATGCCCGTATTTATGACCGGCGTGATCCCCGTTTCAATCACTTTGCGGATGTCGATACCCAGGCAGATTCCTTGGAAGTTCCATGTAGGGACGGTGAGATTGCTGTTCCGCTCGAAGCAGATTTCCGCCATTTCATTGCTGATGGCCAATGCGTCATCGAATCCGCCGGCGCCGACGAAGCGGGTGACCCCCGGTGCGGCAATCATGGCCATGGCGCCGACCCCGAACGTCTCCGTGATGGCGCTATCCCCGATATCCGGGTTGGCGTCCTCTTGCGAATAGCCCGTAAAGAACAATCCTTTCGGCGTATTGACCGGCGC contains the following coding sequences:
- a CDS encoding DUF2877 domain-containing protein encodes the protein MGRRLLFIGTAQNGYLPFAVHIDRESVDRIACRIRPGGRMAVEFREGALWLGERNVAVRLDNASVFCSMLSRSPADPRIRSANFRRFAALLSMYSGITGFGMSAVEVMDILRKDTARTELGQALIGCRTYLGCCDPSLQWRAVRPLIGYGAGLTPAGDDFLIGALGAGLYAGRVSAVIVSKLAERLAQHPDLTTDVSLEYLHYAVSGQFGSRVLEVLNALCCQMPTYVARAVWSLIGTGRTSGIDTALGIYCTIAKLEKEVSP